In one window of Carassius auratus strain Wakin unplaced genomic scaffold, ASM336829v1 scaf_tig00022010, whole genome shotgun sequence DNA:
- the LOC113077232 gene encoding probable vesicular acetylcholine transporter-A, translating into MASEETGGMAQTATVKLSEMGERTKQLGTAIQDPERQRRIILVIVCVALLLDNMLYMVIVPIVPDYLARLESESEQVRVTANSSTNRTQNENFDVQIGVLFASKAIVQLIVNPLTGTFIDRVGYDIPLFIGLSIMFVSTCIFAFADNYTTLFVARSLQGLGSAFADTSGIAMIADKFTEESERSRALGIALAFISFGSLAAPPFGGVLYEFAGKRVPFFVLASICLADGILCLTVLKPFSSRTRENMPVGTPIYKLMIDPYIAVVAGALTTCNIPLAFLEPTIANWMEETMDSSEWEIGLTWLPAFFPHVLGVYMTVKLAAQYPHLQWFYGALGMVIIGASSCIVPACKSFEQLIIPLCGICFGIALVDTALLPTLAFLVDVRHVSVYGGVYAIADISYCVAYALGPIVAGKIVHDLGFVQLNLGMGLANVLYAPALLLLRNVSLMKPSHSERNMLLEDGATGLYDTIRMEERQRKKHGYSSSGNCVPIDENGTFAGQSKSFSEEHTSEPDYI; encoded by the coding sequence ATGGCTTCGGAGGAAACGGGTGGCATGGCGCAAACCGCCACCGTTAAACTATCAGAGATGGGGGAAAGAACTAAACAGTTAGGAACTGCGATCCAGGACCCCGAGCGACAAAGAAGGATTATTCTAGTCATTGTATGTGTGGCACTTCTTCTAGACAATATGCTTTACATGGTCATCGTGCCAATTGTGCCCGATTATTTAGCGCGCTTAGAGAGCGAGTCAGAGCAGGTGCGTGTAACTGCTAATTCTTCAACCAACAGAACGCAAAACGAGAACTTTGATGTACAGATCGGCGTGCTTTTTGCCTCAAAAGCCATTGTGCAGCTTATTGTCAATCCTTTGACAGGAACTTTCATAGACCGTGTCGGCTATGACATCCCTCTTTTCATTGGACTCAGTATCATGTTTGTCTCGACATGCATTTTTGCCTTCGCCGACAACTACACGACTCTGTTCGTCGCGCGCAGTCTGCAAGGGCTCGGCTCGGCGTTCGCAGACACTTCTGGGATTGCAATGATCGCAGACAAGTTCACAGAGGAGTCAGAGAGAAGTCGCGCGCTGGGCATTGCCCTCGCGTTCATCTCGTTCGGAAGCCTGGCGGCGCCCCCGTTCGGAGGGGTACTGTACGAGTTCGCGGGCAAACGCGTGCCGTTCTTCGTGCTTGCCTCTATATGTTTGGCAGATGGTATACTATGCTTGACTGTCCTCAAGCCCTTTTCCAGTAGGACAAGAGAGAATATGCCTGTTGGCACCCCAATTTACAAACTAATGATTGATCCTTACATAGCAGTTGTGGCAGGAGCTTTGACCACATGTAACATCCCACTTGCTTTCCTGGAGCCCACCATCGCTAACTGGATGGAGGAGACCATGGATTCATCTGAGTGGGAGATTGGGCTCACCTGGCTACCGGCATTTTTTCCTCACGTATTAGGTGTTTACATGACTGTAAAGCTGGCAGCCCAGTACCCACACTTGCAGTGGTTTTATGGGGCGCTTGGCATGGTTATCATTGGTGCCAGTTCTTGTATTGTACCGGCCTGCAAAAGCTTTGAGCAGCTGATAATCCCCCTGTGTGGCATTTGTTTCGGTATTGCACTGGTAGACACAGCTTTATTACCCACACTTGCTTTTCTCGTAGACGTCCGCCACGTGTCTGTATACGGCGGTGTATACGCTATTGCAGACATCTCCTACTGTGTTGCCTACGCGCTGGGTCCCATCGTGGCCGGTAAAATAGTGCACGATCTCGGTTTTGTGCAGCTTAATCTGGGCATGGGTCTGGCGAACGTACTTTACGCACCAGCCCTGCTTCTGCTGCGCAACGTGAGTTTAATGAAACCATCTCACTCTGAGAGAAACATGTTACTGGAGGACGGAGCCACAGGTCTCTACGACACTATCAGAATGGAGGAACGCCAAAGAAAGAAGCACGGCTACAGTTCATCCGGTAACTGTGTGCCCATCGACGAGAACGGGACATTTGCTGGACAATCAAAGTCATTTTCTGAAGAACATACGTCTGAGCCAGACTACATATAG